One stretch of Methanobacterium sp. DNA includes these proteins:
- a CDS encoding FtsX-like permease family protein translates to MDIKEHIFGMTLKSVFRRKLRSGLTILSIIIGIMLVTSLLMLANGMVTQFQQITGGDDFVILDRDAPDLIISRVDIATKNDIENINGVYSVSAMTFSLTRLKDRPFVIIIGANPNEHAIKQFNITNGRTLQPNDKGKIIIGRTMSAGEGLNVGDTVHIHDSSFEIVGIYETGNPIHDGGGVIPLNEAQYIFGMENEASMLSVKVEDLNQLGDIRSRIENRFPQLITLKGPEVAAQQQDVQIIQGGSSLIALIAIVVSSMVVMNTMVMSVMERTREIGVLRAIGWKKKKIISMVLKEALIISIIGGVLGIVLAIGVVNVLVHAAELPIALPITADLVILIFLIAIIVGVLGGFYPAWRASKMSPMEALSRE, encoded by the coding sequence ATGGATATTAAAGAGCACATTTTTGGAATGACTCTTAAAAGTGTCTTTAGAAGAAAATTAAGAAGTGGATTAACAATTCTAAGCATTATTATTGGTATCATGCTGGTAACATCTCTTTTAATGCTGGCGAATGGTATGGTAACTCAATTTCAGCAGATAACTGGAGGAGATGATTTTGTTATATTGGATCGAGATGCACCTGACCTCATAATAAGTAGAGTGGATATAGCTACAAAAAATGATATAGAAAATATTAACGGTGTTTACAGTGTTTCTGCAATGACATTTTCATTAACCCGTCTGAAAGACAGACCATTTGTCATTATCATCGGAGCAAATCCTAACGAGCACGCTATTAAACAATTCAACATAACTAACGGAAGAACACTGCAACCCAATGATAAGGGCAAAATCATAATAGGGAGAACTATGTCTGCTGGAGAAGGATTGAATGTAGGGGATACTGTGCATATACATGATTCCTCCTTTGAAATTGTTGGAATATACGAAACAGGAAATCCTATCCATGATGGTGGGGGAGTTATTCCATTAAATGAAGCTCAATACATTTTTGGTATGGAAAACGAAGCTTCCATGTTAAGTGTGAAGGTTGAAGATCTTAACCAGCTTGGTGATATCAGATCCCGGATAGAGAACAGGTTTCCACAACTTATAACTCTTAAAGGTCCAGAAGTGGCAGCCCAACAGCAAGATGTTCAAATAATTCAAGGTGGCTCATCTTTGATAGCTTTGATTGCTATTGTTGTAAGCAGTATGGTAGTTATGAACACCATGGTAATGTCTGTAATGGAGAGAACACGAGAAATTGGAGTATTAAGAGCGATTGGATGGAAAAAGAAAAAGATAATATCCATGGTTCTTAAAGAAGCTCTCATTATCAGCATCATCGGAGGTGTTTTAGGCATCGTGCTTGCAATCGGTGTGGTAAATGTGCTGGTTCATGCAGCTGAACTTCCTATAGCTCTACCTATCACTGCAGATTTAGTGATATTAATCTTCTTAATTGCTATAATTGTCGGTGTTTTAGGTGGATTTTATCCTGCATGGCGCGCTTCAAAAATGAGTCCTATGGAAGCATTATCCAGGGAATAG
- the aspS gene encoding aspartate--tRNA(Asn) ligase, whose protein sequence is MTDSLENWRRTHYSKRINPEISGEEIKVMGWIHEIRDLGGIIFLLLRDRDGTIQITAPSKKISKELLEEIRSLRKESVIAVKGMVQESAKAPGGYEIIPNELKLLNESKLPLPLDTTEKVRAEIDTRLDSRYIDLRRASVNAIFKIKSRMLHSVRLFLEEGEFIEINTPKLVGSATEGGTELFPITYFEREAFLGQSPQLYKQMMMATGLDKVYEIAPIFRAEEHDTLRHLNEVISIDIEASFCDQEDVMKILEGMVHTVLGDVANYCEDELKLLGVDLEIPDIPFDRIDYDDVVDIVNSKEVNMRHGEDLSRAAEKVIGEHMDNYYFITGWPTDIKPFYVMPDDEDPVKSCAFDLMYKDIEISSGAQRVHKHDLLVERIKKQGLNPASFERYLAAFEYGMPPHAGWGLGAERFTMCITGAKNIRETVLFPRDRRRLTP, encoded by the coding sequence TTGACAGATTCATTGGAAAATTGGAGAAGAACTCATTACTCAAAGAGAATAAATCCAGAAATTAGTGGAGAAGAGATCAAAGTTATGGGATGGATTCATGAAATAAGAGACCTTGGAGGAATTATTTTTCTCCTTTTAAGAGACAGAGATGGAACAATCCAGATTACAGCACCAAGTAAGAAAATATCAAAGGAATTACTTGAAGAAATAAGGAGCTTAAGGAAAGAATCAGTAATCGCAGTTAAAGGAATGGTTCAGGAGTCAGCAAAAGCTCCTGGCGGATACGAAATCATTCCAAACGAACTGAAATTACTGAACGAATCAAAATTACCCCTTCCACTGGATACAACAGAAAAAGTAAGAGCAGAAATTGACACGCGTCTTGATTCAAGATATATTGATCTTAGAAGGGCGTCTGTAAATGCAATATTCAAGATAAAAAGCAGAATGCTCCACTCAGTGAGATTATTCCTTGAAGAAGGAGAATTTATAGAGATAAACACTCCAAAGCTTGTTGGATCAGCTACTGAAGGTGGGACAGAACTTTTCCCAATAACCTACTTTGAAAGGGAAGCTTTCCTTGGGCAGAGCCCTCAGCTCTATAAACAGATGATGATGGCCACAGGACTTGATAAAGTATACGAAATTGCTCCAATATTTAGAGCAGAAGAGCATGATACCCTCAGACACTTAAATGAGGTTATTTCCATTGATATTGAAGCATCATTCTGTGATCAGGAAGATGTAATGAAAATACTTGAAGGGATGGTACACACAGTCCTTGGAGATGTTGCTAATTACTGTGAAGATGAATTAAAGCTTCTTGGAGTGGATTTAGAAATTCCAGACATTCCTTTTGATAGAATTGATTACGACGACGTTGTAGATATTGTAAATTCAAAGGAAGTTAACATGAGGCACGGTGAAGACTTATCAAGGGCGGCTGAAAAGGTAATAGGCGAACATATGGATAATTATTATTTTATAACTGGATGGCCGACAGATATAAAGCCATTCTATGTAATGCCAGACGATGAAGACCCTGTAAAGAGCTGTGCATTTGACCTGATGTACAAAGACATTGAAATATCTTCAGGCGCTCAAAGGGTGCATAAACATGATCTTTTAGTGGAGAGAATTAAAAAACAGGGCTTAAACCCGGCATCATTTGAAAGATACCTTGCAGCATTTGAATATGGAATGCCACCACATGCTGGATGGGGATTAGGGGCTGAAAGGTTCACAATGTGTATTACAGGAGCTAAAAATATCAGGGAAACTGTTTTATTTCCGAGGGATAGGAGAAGGCTTACCCCATAA
- the hisD gene encoding histidinol dehydrogenase: MEIVKLGSSVRNKLLERSKIDADGVINVVSEVVSNVRLHGDISLKSYTQKFDNVKIEKFKVSQDEIERSYNNVDKKVLEALKKAARNIEKFHKAQIPKEWFKELDKGISAGQIIRPIEIIGCYIPGGRAVYPSSVLMTVIPAKIAGVSKIVCCTPPTPEGSVNDMVLVAADIAGADEIYKAGGSQAIAAMAFGTESIPKVDKIVGPGNIFVTAAKKLVYGEVDIDFPAGPSEVLIIADETGNAEYIAFDMLAQAEHDPDAASVLITNSGDLAYSVNEIISGNIKYMKRSKIIEESLEKYGKIIVTDSIDEMIEFTNDYAPEHLIIMTEDPENVLKNIKNAGSIFLGELTPVAAGDYGTGTNHVLPTSKNARMHSGLSTESFIRKPTVQKLSEEGILNLKDVVVTLAEYEGLFAHAESFKKRISKK; this comes from the coding sequence ATGGAAATAGTGAAACTTGGAAGTTCAGTGAGAAATAAACTCCTGGAACGCTCAAAAATCGATGCTGATGGTGTAATAAACGTTGTAAGTGAAGTGGTTAGCAATGTAAGGCTGCATGGGGACATTTCACTTAAAAGTTACACTCAGAAATTTGACAATGTCAAAATTGAAAAATTTAAAGTTAGTCAGGATGAGATAGAAAGAAGCTATAATAATGTGGATAAAAAGGTACTTGAAGCATTAAAAAAAGCTGCAAGGAACATTGAAAAATTTCATAAAGCTCAAATTCCAAAGGAATGGTTTAAAGAACTTGATAAAGGGATCAGTGCTGGCCAGATCATCCGTCCCATTGAAATTATTGGCTGTTATATACCAGGGGGACGTGCAGTATATCCTTCATCAGTCTTAATGACAGTAATACCTGCAAAAATCGCCGGGGTTAGTAAAATTGTCTGCTGTACACCACCAACACCTGAAGGCAGTGTAAACGACATGGTACTTGTAGCAGCAGATATTGCAGGAGCAGATGAAATATACAAAGCTGGAGGTTCACAGGCAATTGCAGCAATGGCATTTGGGACTGAATCCATTCCTAAAGTTGATAAAATAGTGGGGCCTGGAAATATATTTGTTACAGCTGCTAAAAAATTAGTTTACGGTGAGGTAGATATAGATTTCCCTGCAGGACCCTCTGAAGTGCTTATAATAGCAGACGAAACTGGTAATGCAGAGTACATTGCTTTTGACATGCTGGCTCAGGCAGAACATGATCCTGATGCAGCATCAGTGCTTATTACCAATTCAGGTGACCTGGCTTACAGTGTAAATGAAATCATTTCAGGGAACATTAAATATATGAAAAGAAGTAAAATAATAGAGGAATCCCTTGAAAAATACGGTAAAATTATAGTTACTGATTCTATTGATGAGATGATAGAATTTACAAATGATTATGCCCCAGAACATCTAATAATTATGACAGAAGACCCTGAAAATGTCCTTAAAAATATTAAAAATGCAGGTTCTATATTTTTAGGGGAATTAACACCTGTTGCTGCTGGAGATTATGGTACAGGTACTAACCATGTTCTTCCAACATCTAAAAATGCTAGAATGCACTCTGGACTTTCAACAGAATCTTTTATTAGAAAACCAACTGTTCAAAAACTTTCAGAAGAAGGAATTTTGAATTTAAAAGATGTTGTAGTGACTCTTGCAGAATATGAGGGGCTTTTTGCTCATGCAGAATCATTTAAAAAAAGAATATCAAAGAAGTAA
- a CDS encoding UPF0058 family protein, producing the protein MYKDELIQLHQFLVYVLKYLEDEYEVKDECEEYFRLNISPHHIHRTKAEHKYAIFVLSELISELVAKKNNRKPLPNVSNGLSELVKRSKKELIRMHEDNVLKYEKNQNLEII; encoded by the coding sequence ATGTATAAAGACGAACTTATACAATTACATCAATTTTTGGTATATGTTTTAAAATATTTAGAAGATGAATATGAAGTTAAAGATGAATGTGAGGAATATTTCCGTCTTAATATAAGCCCGCATCACATCCACAGAACAAAAGCCGAACATAAATATGCTATTTTTGTTTTATCTGAATTGATTTCTGAACTTGTCGCAAAGAAAAATAATAGAAAACCACTCCCCAACGTTTCAAATGGATTATCAGAACTTGTAAAGCGGTCAAAAAAGGAATTGATACGTATGCATGAAGATAATGTCTTGAAATATGAAAAAAATCAAAATCTGGAAATAATCTGA
- a CDS encoding cyclic 2,3-diphosphoglycerate synthase, translated as MNKLRKMICLVDGEHYLPVTKSALDVLDSLEHNEVVGVVFIGGTEKLREASEEGISEKMERPVHFGDDYHKIPYDLIEEMIEKYDADVVMDLSDEPIVDYSKRFNIASIVLQKGIVYEGPDFKFYPLTEHDVLKKPSLKILGTGKRIGKTAVSAYAARLIHKREYNPCIVAMGRGGPEKPEIVRGDLIKITPQYLMEQSDKGIHAASDHWEDALMSRILTIGCRRCGGGMAGDVFITNTKKGAELANEVEADFVIMEGSGAAVPPIKTNKHIVLVGANQPLINIEKFFGPFRIQLGDLIILTMCEEPMASKEKVNSIIEFINDINPQAEVIPTVFRPKPLEDISNKNILFATTAPDSIKDVLINHLEENYGCKVVGTTPHLSNRPLLQKDIEKYIDDVDTMLTELKAAAVDVATKDALEAGLGVVYCDNIPHVIEGDYGSLPEAIIKVVDDAIEDFNFK; from the coding sequence ATGAATAAACTAAGGAAAATGATTTGTTTAGTAGATGGAGAACACTATTTACCAGTTACAAAATCTGCTTTAGATGTGCTGGACAGTTTAGAGCATAATGAAGTGGTGGGCGTTGTTTTTATAGGCGGAACTGAAAAATTAAGAGAAGCTTCAGAAGAGGGGATCTCAGAAAAGATGGAAAGGCCAGTGCACTTTGGTGACGATTATCACAAAATACCATACGATCTTATAGAAGAAATGATCGAAAAATACGATGCAGATGTGGTAATGGATTTAAGCGACGAGCCAATAGTTGATTATTCAAAACGTTTTAACATTGCAAGTATCGTTCTTCAAAAAGGAATTGTATATGAGGGGCCTGACTTTAAATTTTATCCACTTACAGAACACGATGTATTAAAAAAACCATCTCTTAAAATTCTGGGTACAGGAAAAAGAATAGGTAAAACAGCAGTTTCAGCTTATGCAGCCCGTTTAATTCATAAAAGAGAATATAATCCCTGCATAGTTGCAATGGGTAGGGGAGGGCCTGAAAAACCTGAAATTGTCCGCGGTGACCTGATTAAAATTACTCCACAATATTTGATGGAGCAGTCAGATAAGGGAATTCATGCCGCTTCAGATCACTGGGAAGATGCACTCATGAGCAGGATTTTAACTATTGGATGTAGAAGATGCGGCGGCGGAATGGCTGGAGATGTCTTCATCACCAACACAAAAAAGGGAGCTGAGCTTGCTAACGAGGTAGAAGCAGATTTTGTGATTATGGAAGGAAGCGGAGCAGCAGTTCCTCCAATCAAAACAAACAAACACATAGTACTTGTAGGGGCAAATCAGCCTCTGATAAACATAGAAAAGTTCTTTGGACCATTCAGGATACAATTAGGAGATCTGATAATTCTTACCATGTGCGAAGAGCCAATGGCCAGTAAAGAAAAGGTTAATTCCATAATAGAATTTATAAATGACATCAATCCACAAGCAGAGGTTATTCCAACTGTCTTTAGACCAAAACCCCTTGAAGATATAAGTAATAAAAATATACTTTTTGCAACAACAGCACCTGATTCAATTAAAGATGTCCTTATCAATCATCTTGAAGAAAATTACGGCTGTAAAGTGGTTGGTACAACACCCCACCTTTCTAACAGGCCTTTGCTTCAAAAAGACATTGAAAAATATATCGACGATGTTGACACAATGCTTACAGAACTTAAAGCTGCCGCAGTAGATGTTGCAACTAAAGACGCTCTTGAAGCAGGTTTGGGTGTGGTCTACTGTGATAATATCCCTCATGTAATTGAAGGAGATTATGGAAGCCTGCCTGAAGCCATTATAAAAGTTGTTGATGATGCCATAGAAGATTTTAATTTTAAATAA
- the rpiA gene encoding ribose-5-phosphate isomerase RpiA: MELKKIAGYAAAELIEDGIVVGLGTGSTTHYLIERLGQRIKEDKLDILGVPTSYHSFLLAKDAGIKITTLDEHSIDIAVDGADEVDKDFNLIKGGGAAHTLEKIVDESAKKFVVVVDDSKLVESLGKFPVPLEVIPQARRTVSDHIKAFNGIPSLRMAQNKDGPVITDNCNFVIDVKFNIIDNPAVLEKELNAIPGVVENGIFAGIVDEVIVGTPEGVKILKK, encoded by the coding sequence ATGGAACTTAAAAAAATAGCAGGATATGCTGCTGCAGAATTAATCGAAGATGGAATTGTTGTTGGACTTGGAACCGGGTCTACAACTCATTATCTGATAGAAAGGTTAGGACAACGAATAAAGGAGGATAAGCTGGACATATTAGGAGTACCTACATCATATCATTCATTTTTGCTTGCAAAAGATGCCGGAATTAAAATTACCACTCTTGACGAACATTCTATCGATATTGCAGTTGATGGTGCAGATGAAGTTGATAAGGACTTTAATTTGATTAAAGGAGGGGGAGCTGCACACACACTGGAAAAAATAGTTGATGAGTCAGCTAAAAAGTTTGTGGTGGTTGTGGATGATTCAAAGTTAGTAGAATCTCTCGGAAAATTTCCTGTTCCTCTTGAAGTGATCCCACAGGCCCGCAGAACAGTGAGTGATCATATAAAAGCCTTTAATGGAATTCCATCTTTAAGAATGGCCCAAAATAAAGACGGGCCAGTTATAACAGACAACTGCAATTTTGTTATTGACGTTAAATTCAACATTATTGATAATCCTGCAGTTTTAGAAAAAGAACTTAATGCAATCCCTGGAGTTGTTGAAAATGGAATATTTGCAGGGATTGTAGATGAAGTTATTGTAGGGACACCTGAAGGTGTAAAAATTTTAAAAAAGTAA
- a CDS encoding UPF0179 family protein, with product MITLIGIKLAEKGLKFMYYGPSAECEECRFKSTCIDSLEEGRMYIITDVKETEHPCPVHELGKVKVVEAERADITALVDSKKAFEGSVLIFEFPECDSECTMKDLCFPEGLYGGDKCKIIKTMGKSPDKCVKGLNLSLVLLK from the coding sequence ATGATTACTCTTATTGGAATAAAACTTGCAGAAAAAGGACTTAAATTTATGTATTATGGGCCTTCTGCAGAATGTGAAGAATGCAGATTTAAAAGTACGTGTATAGATTCCTTAGAAGAGGGGAGAATGTATATAATCACTGATGTAAAGGAAACCGAGCATCCGTGTCCTGTACATGAATTAGGAAAGGTTAAAGTAGTTGAAGCTGAAAGAGCAGATATTACAGCACTTGTTGATTCAAAAAAAGCATTTGAAGGGTCTGTGCTGATTTTTGAATTTCCAGAGTGTGACAGCGAATGTACAATGAAAGATCTATGTTTCCCTGAAGGTTTATATGGTGGAGATAAATGCAAAATAATAAAAACTATGGGAAAATCTCCTGATAAATGTGTTAAAGGTTTAAATCTTTCTTTAGTTCTTTTAAAATGA
- a CDS encoding NAD(P)-dependent glycerol-1-phosphate dehydrogenase, with translation MNFRKIQLPREIHTGAGVIENTGSICKDLMFEGRVLVVTGPNTLKIGGEKVIESLQNEGFSVETLVIDKASEDVVLQVQDVAQDVSVVLGVGGGKIIDSAKLASTRNRIQFISVPTAASHDGIASPRASIRSGEGSVSLEAQAPIGVIADTEIISKAPFRLLAAGCGDIVSNYTAVLDWKLAYRLLNEYYSDSASALSLMTAKMTLESADAIKEGLIESAALVVKALISSGMAISIAGTSRPASGSEHKFSHALDIISPKPALHGEQCGLGTIMMMYLHGGDWRYIRDTLKTIKAPTTSYEIGIDPKYIIEALTMAHTIRKERYTILGDRGLTEDAAEEIARATGVI, from the coding sequence ATGAATTTCAGAAAAATTCAATTACCAAGAGAAATCCACACAGGTGCGGGCGTAATTGAAAATACAGGTTCCATCTGTAAAGATTTAATGTTTGAAGGCAGGGTTTTAGTGGTAACTGGACCAAACACTCTTAAGATTGGTGGAGAAAAAGTTATAGAAAGTCTTCAAAATGAAGGGTTTTCTGTGGAAACACTTGTCATTGATAAAGCTTCAGAAGATGTTGTTTTACAGGTTCAGGACGTTGCTCAGGATGTGTCTGTAGTTTTAGGAGTGGGTGGTGGAAAAATCATTGACTCAGCAAAACTTGCATCCACAAGAAACAGAATTCAATTTATCAGTGTTCCAACTGCAGCTTCACATGATGGAATTGCATCACCAAGGGCATCTATAAGAAGTGGAGAAGGATCAGTATCTCTTGAGGCTCAAGCACCTATTGGGGTTATTGCAGATACAGAAATAATCAGTAAAGCTCCTTTTAGACTGCTTGCAGCAGGTTGTGGGGATATAGTGTCCAATTACACTGCTGTTTTGGACTGGAAGTTAGCATATAGGCTTTTAAATGAGTATTACAGCGATTCTGCATCAGCTTTATCTCTCATGACTGCTAAAATGACTTTAGAATCTGCTGATGCCATAAAAGAAGGCCTTATTGAAAGTGCAGCCCTTGTGGTTAAAGCTTTAATAAGCAGCGGAATGGCTATAAGCATCGCCGGTACAAGCAGACCAGCAAGTGGTTCTGAACATAAATTCAGTCATGCTTTAGATATTATTTCACCTAAGCCAGCGTTACATGGGGAACAATGCGGTTTAGGCACTATAATGATGATGTATCTTCATGGTGGGGACTGGAGATACATAAGAGATACTTTAAAAACTATAAAAGCTCCGACCACATCTTATGAGATAGGAATTGACCCAAAATATATTATTGAAGCTCTTACTATGGCACACACGATTAGGAAAGAAAGATATACCATACTTGGAGATAGAGGACTTACAGAAGATGCAGCAGAGGAAATTGCAAGAGCTACAGGAGTTATATAG